From the Deltaproteobacteria bacterium genome, the window TTCCGAACTGGCGGAGTTTCTCACCGCCGGCCAGGCCGCCGCCTGCGTGACCTGCTACGCGCACCATTATCCGCCGCGCATCAAGAAAGGCGCGCCGCTGGGTTATATGCAGGGCGAAGGCATCGCGACGATTACCGCCAACGCTCTGGCCAAGGATGCACCCCATCCCAACGCCGGCTTGTTGTTCTATCGCTGGTCGGCCAGCGAAGAAGGACAAAAAGCCTACGCCGCCGGTGGCCGCTTGCCGCCCCATCCCAAAGTTGACCCGGTGGAAAAGATTCGCCCGGCGATTCTCTATCCGATCGGAACGGAGGAGATCAAGGAATGGCGTCGCTATGAGAAAATCTGGAAAGAGATTTTCAAGCTGCGTTAGAGATCAGCTTGACTCCATCGATTAAACTGCTATCACCGTTGCACCGGACTTTTCGGTGCAATATGGAGGTCGTCATGTTGGCAATTCGGTTACTCGTTTTCGGCGCGGTCATGATCGTTGGCGGGATGGTTACGTACGTCCCAGCCCACTGTCAGTCCCTCGACGAACTCCATAAGGCCGCACTCAAGGAAGGCGGCGGGCTCAACTTCTACGGCACGTTGGCGCAGATCAACGCAGAAATCATTTTCCCACTGTTCGAAAAGCGCTTTCCTGGCATTAAGGTAAATCACATCGACGCCACCTCGGATAAGCTGGTGGCCCGCGCGGTTAGCGAAGCGCGCGGCGGCAAGACCCTCGGCGATGTCTTTCAGGTACCCCTGGAAAACGTCGTGCAACTGCACGAACAAGGATTGATGCAGGAACTGTCGTTGCCGGAATCGGCGGCCTATCCCGAAGGACTCAAAGGATCATTCTGGACTGCCTCCGACCTTCAGTACTTTGTTGCCGCATGGAACACCAATCTGGTTAAGAAGGACGAAGAGCCCAAGAGCTTCGACGACTTTATCAATCCGAAATGGAAAAACCGCCTAATCGCTGAACCGCGCGATTTGGAAATGCTCCTGGCTTTCGCCAAGTATCGTTTCAAGAATGATGAAAAGGCGATCGACTACTGGAAGAAGGTCGCCGCCAACAATGTCGAATTTCACGCCGGCCATTCGCAGTTGGCCGAACTCTTGGTCGCCGGCCAGGCCGCGGTCTGTCTAACCTGTTACTCGCACCACTATCCGATCCGTATGAGGAAGGGTGCTCCGGTTAACTACATGCTCAGCGAAGGCGTGGCTTCGATCAACGCCACCGCGGTGTTCAAGAATGCGCCTCATCCGAACACGGCGTTATTGTTCGCGCGTTGGGTGGCGAGTTTAGACGGGCAAAAAGTGATGGCCCAAGGTGGGCGCAATCCAGCTCATCCCAAGGTCGATCCCACCGATAAGACCAAGACCGACAAAGCGTACTTTATCACGGCCGCCGATTTGAAGGAATTTCCCAAGTACGAAAAGACTTGGAGAGCAATCTTTAAGCTGCGTTAGTCAAGACCAACTTCTTGACGCGGAAGTAAACCATGTCCACTGTCGCAACTCCCACTACTGCAAAACAGAGCAATGGCCTAGACCCGGCACTGTTAGTTCCAGTAGTTGGCGCCGCCATTCTGATTTATCTCGCCGTGCTGCCGCTGTTCATGTTGATCATGGGCAGCTTTCAGGCCGAGGTGGCGCCGCGGGAGTTTGTCTACACGCTGCAGAACTATCAAAAGGCCTATGCCAGTGAGCATACCTACTCGACCTTCGTAAACTCGCTGATCTTTGCCTCGGGTTCGGCGGCGATAACATTTTTATTCGGTACAATGTTGGCGTGGCTCACCGAGCGCACCAACACGCCAATGCGCAAACTATTCGTGCCGATCGCCGTGGTTCCATTGATCCTTCCTGGCGTTCTTGAATCCATCTCGTGGATTTTTCTTTTAAGTCCCAAGTTCGGCTATGTGAACGTTTGGTTGATGCATCTGTTCGGTCTGCAATCGCCGCCGTTCAACGTGTTTTCTCTGCCGGGCATGATCTGGGTCCACTCCGTCGGCCAGGTGCCGTTGGCGTTTTTGATGATGACCGCGGCGTTCAAATCGATGGATCCATCCTTGGAAGAATCGGCGATGATGTCGGGAGCCAATACTTGGCAGACCATCAAGCGGATTACCTTACGCCTGTTAGCACCCACCGCCGGTTCGGTTCTGCTCATTCTGTTTGTCCGCACCCTTGAATCTTTCGAAACCCCGGCGCTGATCGGCATCCCGGCGCGTATTTACGTCTATACGAGTGAAATTTTTCTCGCTTTCAATGAATATCCGCCGGACTACGGCCGCGGCGGCGCCTTAGCGGTGGGTCTATTACTGCTCAGTGCCGTGGGTGTTTGGCTCTATACCAGAGCTACAAAAGAGGGTAAAAAATTCCAAACCGTCACGGGCAAGGCTTTCCGGCCGCGCCAGTTCGATCTGGGCCCGTGGCGGTGGGCCGGCTTCGCTTTCCTGATGGTCTATTTTATCTTTGTCGTGCTGCTGCCATTTTTGGTTTTGTTTTGGGCGTCGTTCTTGCCGTTTTTCGCGGCGCCGAGTTGGAGCGCACTGGATAAGTTGACCTTGGACAATTACCGTTACTTGGGCGGGTTTAGGCCGTTTTGGGAGGCGATGAAGAACAGCGTCATTCTCTCGACCTTGACCGCCACTGTGGCTATGGTGTTGACCTCCTTGGTCGCCTGGATCGTTTATAAGAGCAAATTGCGCGGTGCCTGGATTCTCGACATCCTCGCTTTTATCCCGATCACCATCCCTGGCATAGTCATGGGCATGGCGCTGATTCTTTTGTACGTCGCCTTTCCGATTCCAATCTACGGCACCATATGGGTGTTGTTGATCGCCTATGTGACGCGCTTTATACCGTACGGCATGCGCTCCTCGTCAGGATCGATCATGCAGATTCATAGCGAGCTTGAAGAGGCTGCCGCCGCTTCCGGGGCATCGTGGTGGGACACTTTCAAACGGGTGACGCTGCCCTTGCTCCGTCCGGGTTTCGTCGCCGGCTGGATCTATATCTGCATCGTGTCGTTTCGCGAGTTCTCTACCTCGGTGCTGCTCGCCACCGGCGAAAGCCGCGTGCTGTCGATTTTACTTTTTACCATGTTCGAGCAAGGTCAAGTGACGATTGTCGCCGCCATCGGCATCCTGATGATCGTTACCCTGCTGACTGTAGTGGGAATATTTTACAAACTCACCGGCAAAGTGGGCATACAGACGTAGGGAAGATTGGAGTACTGGAGTGATGGAGTAATGGAGAGATGATTTTCGGACCCAACACTCCATCACTCCAATACTCCATCATTCCAGTTTTTCGGGAGAACCATTCGTGATCGAAGTTAAGGGTCTGGTAAAAATCTACGAAGATGGCTCCAATGCCGGGGTCAAGGCCGTCAACGAAATCAGCTTCACGGTGGAGGAGGGGAGGTTTTATACCTTGCTCGGACCCTCCGGTTGCGGCAAGACCACGACCCTTCGCTGTATCGCCGGCCTGGAAAAAGCCAACGGCGGCGAGATCATCGTCGCCGGGCAAAAAGTCTACTCCGCCAACGCTAATACTTATGTGCCGGCCTATCGCCGTCCCATCGGCATGGTGTTTCAGAGCTACGCCATCTGGCCGCACATGACGGTATTCGAGAACGTGGCGTTCCCATTGCGCGTCGGCAAAGAGAAGGTCAGCAGCACCGAGTTAAAGAAGAAAGTCATGACCGCTCTCGAACAGGTGGAGTTGAATGGCTATGAAGCGCGCATGGCGACGCAATTGTCGGGCGGGCAGCAGCAACGCCTCGCTTTGGCGCGCGCCCTGGTACGCGAGCCTAAAGTTTTGCTGCTTGACGAGCCGCTCAGCAATCTCGACGCGAAATTGCGCGAGCGCATGCGTTTCGAGCTGCGCGAGCTTCAGCGTCGTCTGCGTATTACGACGCTTTACGTGACCCACGACCAGATCGAAGCGCTGTCCATGTCCAATGTGATCGCGGTGATGAACCAGGGGATGATCGTTCAGGAGGGCGCGCCGCGGGAGATTTATCTGACGCCGAAGAGTAAGTTTGTCGCCAACTTCATCGGTTCGACCAATCAGTTGACCGGCCATTTGGCCCGCGTCGATGCCGACGGCACCGGTATGGTGCGCACGGACGACGGTGAGATCGCCTGCGCGGTGCTCGACGGCTTGCAGGCCGGCAGTAAGGTCGTGGTCGTGGTGCGGCCGGAGAGCGTCAACATGCATGTGCAACGGCCGAGCCAATGCGAGAACCTCATCGAAGCCAAGATCGGCGCGGCGATGTTCCTCGGCGAATATTTGGACTGCACCGTCGAGTTGGGGAACCATGTGCTGCAAACCCATCAGCGCCACACTATGCAAATCCGCCGCGGCGATACCGTCTGGGTCGAGCTGCCGGCGAGCGAATGCATGGCGTTGCCCGCCGAATAGTCAGACGGAGTTTTCTCCCTCGGTTGAATCAGGCCCATCTTAGGTTTAAATCCATAGTAGCCAGTGAGCGCGCGGCGACGCGCGGAAGGTTGGTGCGGTGCTATGATTGGTAAGATTCTTACTATCGTCGGCTTGATAACGTTGGTCTTGCTCGGCCAAGCCGGAGCCCAGGAGCGCTTGCGCTTGGTATACAGCTCGGCGGATGGCACCAACTTCGTTTGGTACGCGGCCCTCGACGGCGGCTTTTACAAGAAGCATGGCTTGGATGTCGATTTGATCTTCGTGCCGAGCTCGACCACCGCGGTGTCAAGCATGATCGCCGGCGATATTCAGATCGGCAACAACTCCGGCGGCACGGTTGCGAGCGCGGTGGTCGGCGGCGCCAACTTGGTGCTCACCGGTTGTTACATCAACACGCTGCCCTATGAATTAGTCGTCCACGAATCGATCAAATCGGCCGAAGAGCTGCGCGGCAAAAGCATCGGCATCAGTCGGGTCGGCAGCGCGTCGGACTCGGCGGCGCGTATTTTGGTCAAAGGACTAGGACTTGAGCCGGTCAAAGATGTGCCGATCTTACAGGTGGGCGGCACCGCCGAGCGCGCCGCGGCGTTTCGCGGCGGGCGGATTGTCGGCTTTCCTTCGCCTCCCGGCGTGATTCATTTGGCCCAGGGCATGCCGCACCGAATCTTGATCAGCACGGCGGACTTTCAGAAGCGCTATGAGTTCCCTTTTATTTGCTCATCGACAACGAAAACGTTTCTCGCGGCGCGGCGCGATACTGTGCGGCGCGTGACGATGGCCTTGATCGAAGCGACCCATTTTCTCAAAACCCGTAAAGAAGAGAGCAAAAAGTTCATCGCCAAGTTCTCGCGCCAAACCAATCCTAAATATTTAGAGGATTCCTACATCGCCATGGCCAAGTTGCACGACCGCGTGCCGCTGGTGACCCGTGCCGGCGCCGAGGATCAAATGAAAGAGTCGCTCAGCCGCAAACCGGGAATGAGTTTGAAATTGGAAGACTGGATTGATGACAGCATCGTGCGCGAGCTCGATAAGAGCGGGTTTATCGACCGGATTTACAAGTGAGATTGCTGGTTCTCAGCAATGAATGCTGCTGCCATGTTGAACAGAGTTTGTACCGCTAAGAAAATCCCCCTCAATCCCCATTTTTCAAAGGGGGAAGTTCGGAGAGCGAAGCCGGTTCCCCTCTTTGAAAAAGAGGGGCTAGGGGAGATTTTCTGGCATGTCAATGTTCAACGAATTACGCCATGATCGCAGCCGTTGTTCTATCCGCGGGTGAGTCGAGCCGCATGGGCGAGCCTAAGGCACTGTTGTCGATTGACGGGCAAACTTTCATTGAGCGGATTGTCAGCGCGCTCAAGCTGAGCGGCTTGGAACGGATCGTTGTGGTTCTCGGCTTCAATGCTGAAGAGATGCGGCAAAAGATCGCGCACCTGCCGGTCGAGATCGTCGTCAATCCCCATTTCAAACAGGGCCAGCTTTCTTCGTTGCAGGCGGCGATTCGTCACTTGGAATCCGATAATAATTGCCAAGCTATGTTGGTTCACCTGGTCGATCATCCTTATGTCGATCCAGTTTTGGTGCGCGCGTTGCTTCAACATTTTAGTAATTCGAAAAAAGTAATCGTCGTGCCGCGCCATCATGGCAAACGGGGACATCCGGTGATTTTCTCTCGCGCGCTGTTCAGCGAATTGTTAAATGCGCCGCTCGATCAAGGCGCCAAGGCCGTGGTCAACGCTCACCGCGACGAGACCTTGGAAATCGACACTGAAGACGTTGGCATCACTCTCGATATCGATACGCCGGAACTTTATCGGCAACATGTGAAAGGTAAGTAGATGGCAAAACTGCAATTGACTTTGGCCTGCGGCGACTATGATTTTTTGCGGCCGCTGATCGACGGCGAGATTCAACCCCAGGGGATTGAATTGAACGTCCTCACCATGCCGTCGCCGGAGCGCCACGGAAGGATGTTGAAGCATGACGAGTTCGACGTTTGCGAATTGTCCCTGGTCGGCTATTTAGTTTCCCGCGACAAGGGCTGCGGCTACAACGCGCTCCCGGTTTTTCCACACCGCCGCTTTCGCCATCAGTACATGGTCAAGCGCACCGGTTGCGGCATCGAGAAGCCGGCCGATCTGAACGGCAAACGAATCGCGCTCGATACCTTGCAGAATTCCGCCGGCCTATGGATGCGCGGCATTCTCCAAGATCATTATGGATTAGATCTCAAGACCGTCGAATGGTGGTGTCAGGAAGAAGAAGATATTCCCTTCGAGCCGGCGAGTTGGATGAACGTCAAGCGCGTGGCGCACGGCAAGAACGTCGATCAAATGCTGCTCGACGGCGAGATCGAAGCTTCGCTTTATCCTGAAACGCTGCCGTCGATTCGTAACGGCAATCCCAAGGTTGCTCTGTTATTCCCTGATTCTAAGAAAGCCGAGATCGAATACTACCAAAACGGCGGCCACTTCCCGATCATGCACACGGTGGTGGTGAAGAATCACATCTTGGAAAAACATCCTTGGGTCGGCATCAGCTTGGTGCAGGCCTTCGAGAAGGCCAAGCAAATTTGCTACGCGCGCAACAGCGACCCGCGCAGCTTCGCCTTGGTCTGGGTGCAAGACTTGATGCGCGAACAAAAAGAAATCTTCGGCACCGATCCCTGGCCGTATAATTTGGACGACAACCGCAAAGCGCTGGAAGCGGTGATCCGTTATGAATACGAGCAGGGGATGATTAAGAAAAACCCCAAGGTCGAGGATCTGTTCTTCGCGCCGAGCTTGGAGCGGATTCAGCATTACGTGTAAGCGCTTGAGCGTGTCTGTCGTTGTGAACGGAATCGGCGCGTTGAGATTCCGTCGTCGTGGGCTACCGGGCGCGCTACGCGCAGCCGCTGCGTAAGCCGGTTTGGAGATCCTTACGAAGGCTGCCGGCTAACAACAGCTTGCAGCGGACCGTCAGCTGAAGCTGGAGGTTAGCCAGCGTGAGAGGAGCGTCGACATTCTTAGGCTGGCTGTTCTAAAATTCACTAAGCAATTCGTATGATCACGAAGAAGTTGAGCACGATCCTTACCGGCTGCTATTTGCTGTTGGCGGTATCTACTGTCGCTTATGAACTCAGCATCCGACTTTTCGACCGAGGGCATTCTGAATTTGCCGGCATGTTGTCGGTGGCGCTAAGCTTGCCGGCGAGTGTCGCGGTGATCTGGATCGGCAAGGCGGCGTTCGGCGTGAACGTCGGCCATTCGGACGTTTCATTTGTCGTGATCCTCGGACTCTCGGCGCTCGCGAACGCCTGCATCGTCTGGTTGGTTTTCGTTATGCTCAGCCGTCAGAGGTGAATTTTTGAGGAGAATGTCGGCCCGTAGCTTGACCAGTCGCACAAGCGCGGCCTCACCATCGACAAATAACGAGCGCCAAAATCCCTGTGGCATATATTCCTGCCGCCCTCACTTGTCACTCTTCTCCACTTGACACACAACGCCGCTCCGGCGTACGACGATGATATCAAGACCGCCAAAGGAGAGTTGCCATGGCCAATTCATTCGAAGTCATCGATGCCGACGGACATATCACCGAGAGCGACGCCCAGCTGAAAAAATACATGCCGGAGAAATACGTCAAACGAGTTTCGTCGTTGACGCCGGGCGATAGCTGGGATCGTTCGCTCAGCGGCAAGCTCGGCACCAGGGCGGGCGATGCCAAGAGTTGGCTCGACGCCATGGATCGCGGTGAAGTTTCGACCGCGGTGTTATATCCGACCAACGGTTTGAGCGTGGGCTGGATTCGCGAGCCCGATGTCGCGGTGCAGTATGCTCAAGCATGGAATAATTTCTGCTCGGAAGAGTTTCAGAAAGTCAGTCCGCGGTTGAAATGCGTCGCCTTGGTTTCGTTTCAAGATGTCGCCGAAGCGGTCAAGGAATTGCGCCGCGCGGTCAAAGAATTGAAACTGGTCGGCTTGATGCTGCCGGCGGTGGGTTTGCGCCTGCCCCTCGGCCATGAAAGCTTTTGGCCGATTTATGAAGAGGCGGAGAAGCTTGACTGCATGGTCGGCGTCCATGCCACCGTGCGCGGGCCGCACTATTTTGCCGGCGATTTGTTCGACCAGTTCATCGAAGTGCACACGCTGTCGCACTCTTTTGCGCAGATGATGCATTGCACCAGCTTGATGTTTCGCGGCGTGTTCGACCGTTTTCCTAAACTCCGCGTGGCGTTCATGGAAGCGGGTTGCAGTTGGGCGCCTTACTGGTTCGGCCGCATGAGCGAGGAGTGGGAGATTCGCGGTGCGGTGGAAGCGCCCCTGTGCAAGCGCAAACCGCTCGACTACTTGAAGGACGGGCGGATTTATTTTCACGCGGAAGATTATGAGCCATTGATCGGCGCGACCACGGAAATAATTTCCCATCGAAATATTTACTACGCTTCCGATTTTCCTCACTGGGACACCGAATTCCCGGAAAATATCCACCATTTGAATCGGCGCAAAGACTTGAACGACGAAGCCAAAAAATGGCTGTTCGCCGAGAGCGCCAAGAAACTCTACAATCTGAGTTAGGACATGGCGGTGAAACGCAAAGTTTGCATGACCGGTCCCACCGGGCTGACCGTGGTCGAAGACGCCTTGCGCCAAGCCGGCTGCGAGTTGGTCTTGGGGAAATCGCTAGACGATTTCCGCGAATTTCGTTACCAGCGCAAGGAGCTGGTCAAGTTGATCGGCGATGCGCCGATTGTTTTTCCCGCCGGCCGAGATTTTATCGGCGCGGATATTTTGGACTCCTGTCCCGATCTCCAAGCGGTGGTGAAGTCGAGCATCGGCATCGAATCGGTGGATGTCGACGCGGCCACCGATCTCGGTATCCTGTGCTGCAACAGTCCGACGCCGGAAAATTATTTGGGCGTGGCCGAGGCGACCATCGGCTTGATGGTGGCGCTCTTCAAACGCTTGAAGCGCAACGAGGCTCACATGCGCGTCCATGGCTGGAAGGAAGCGCGCAACCACGGCGTGCTCATGCTCGGCAGGACGGTGGGCATCATCGGCGTCGGGCGGATCGGCCAAAGCATCGCCAAGCGCTTGGCGGGCTGGGGCATGAATATCTTGGGCTACGATCCCTACGTGACCCAGGAAACTGTGGCGGATTTAGGCGTAACGATGGTTTCTCTCGAAGAACTGCTGCGCCAATCCGATGTCGTCACGCTTCATGTGGTGTTGACCCGTGAGACCCGCGGCCTGCTTGGCATGGCGCAATTCAAATTGATGAAACCCAGCGCTTTTTTCATCAACACCTCGCGCGGTCCGGCGATCGACGAGAGCGATTTGATTCAAGCATTGAACGACAACCTAATCGCCGGCGCGGCTCTCGATGTCTACGCCGAGGAACCGACGCCGATGAGCAATCCACTGCGCCAAGTGGAAGCCGAGAAATTGATCTTGACGCCGCACACGATCGGGACCAATCCCGGCTCCCAGGCGGCGGGGCAACAGCTCGCCGCGCAATCGATTCTTGAACTACTTGAAGGCAAGGTTCCCAATACCGTAGTCAATCCGCTGGCAATTCCGCGCTGGCGGGAACGGTTTTGGTCGTGATGAATTTGTATCGCCATTTCAAGCTGGCATTTTTCGCGCTCGTGTTCGTGATGGTGGGGAATAGCGTGGCATTGGCGGCTGGTGCGCCGATTCGCGTTGGTTATCCGCAGCCGAGCGGCGCCATGCTGCCGTTGTGGTTGGTGAGCGATGCTCGGCTCGATCAGAAATACGGCGTGACCGTGCAGAACATTTTTATCTCCGGCGCGGCGCGCATGAATCAATCGATGGTCGCCGGCGATATCGATTTGGCGAGCATCGGCGGCGCCGTGGTCAATACGGTTTTGGCCGGCGGCGATTTGGTCGCCATTGCGGTGGGCGTGCCGACCTATGGGTTTTCCTTTTACGCTCGGCCGGAGGTCAAGGACATCGCTAGCTTGCGCGGCCAGGTTGTCGGCATCATGAGCAAGGGCGCGTCTTCTGAGCATGCCGTGATCTCCTTGCTCCAACGTTACAACTTGCAACCCGGCAAGGACGTGAAGTTCATCTATCTCGGCGGCGTGCGCGAAGTGCTCGCCGCCATCGAGCGCGGCATCGTCGCGGCCGGTGTGTTGTCGTCGCCGACGACCTTGGCGGCGCGGCGCCTGGGCCAGAAAGAATTGGTCAACATCGCGACCCTCGGTGTGCCCTACGTGCACAGCGGTGTGGTCACCCGGCGGAGCTTCGCGCGCCAGCAACCGGAAAGCGTGAAAGCGTATCTGCGCGCCTACATCGCCGCCATAAAAATCGCCAACGAAGACGCCGAGACCAGTAAGACGGCCTTGAGCCGCTATTTAATCACCACTGACAGCGCGATCCTCGACGAAGCGTATCAAACGTTTCGCGGCATGTTTCCCCGCGTTCCCTACGTGACCGAAGAGCAAATCAGGTCGAGTCTCACGTTGTCGGAAAATCCCAAGGCGGCGGGGGCCAATCCCAAGGATTTCTTCGACACCCGGTTTTTAAAAGAGATTGAAGACAGCCGTTTTGTTCAGGAGCTTTATGGGCGGCGCTAAGTGGTGTTGTCCGAGGTATTATAGGGGCGAAAGATTTTTCGCCCCTACGGTCATGCTGGGCGCGATGTTGATTTTGGCGTTGCTGCTGCTGCAAATATCGGCGGGCGATAGTTTCGCCGCCGCTACCATTCGCATTGGCTATCCGCAGCCGAGTGGCGCCATGTTGCCGATTTGGGTGATGGCGGAAACCAAGCTCGACCAGAAATACGGCGTCGATCTGCAGAACATTTACATTTCCGGCGGCGCCCGTCTGACGCAAACGTTGGTGTCGGGTGATATTGAACTCGCGGCCACCGGCGGCGCGGTGATTAACGCGGTTTTGAGCGGCGCGGAGATTACCTATGTCGCGGCCAGCGTGCCGACCTATGGTTTTGCTCTCTACGTGCGTAACGATGTGAAGGACGTGGCTTCGCTCAGGGGCAAAGTCGTCGGCCTGATGACCAAGGGCGCGTCCACGGATCATGGAATGACCGCGCTCTTGCGCCAGTACAACATGCGCTCCGGCCAGGATGTCAAAGTCTTGTACCTTGGCGGTGTGCGCGAAGGTTTAGCCGCCTTGGATCGCGGTATCGTCTCGGCGACGACGATCTCGGCGCCGACGACTTTAATGGCGCGCCGCATGGGCTACAAGGAGCTGCTCAACTTCGCCAATTTGAAAATCCCGTACATTCAGTTAGGCATCGTTGCCCATAAAAGTTTCTTGCGCCAACAGCCCGAGCGCATGAAGGCGTTTCTGCGCGGTTACATCGCCGCGATCAAAGTGGTCAACGAAGACAGCGAGGTCAGCAAGCACGCGCTGGCCAAGTATCTGGCGACCAGCGACGGCGCGATTCTCGACGAAGCCTATCAAGCCTATCGCGGCATCTATCCGAAAGCGCCCTACACGACCGAAGATCAAGTACGTTCGATTCTCGCCGCTGCCGATCATCCAAAGGCTGCGGCCGCCGATCCGAAAGATTTTTTCGATAACCGATTGTTGAAGGAGATCGAAGACAGTGGCTTTATCAATGAACTTTATAGCCGGCGGTAAGTGGTTTTGTCAGGCGGATAGAAGGGCGGATTTCACCACGGAGGACACGAAGGGCACGAAGTTCGGAATAAGAATTATCCGAAACCTTCGTGTCCTTCGTGATCTCCGTGGTGAAAAATCTTTCGCATCGTACTGCCGAGAAGCCATTCTTCGCACAATGGTTGTCGCACTTCTATTACTCTCAGCGCTCGCGCAGAACTGTCAGGCAGCCGTCGCACCGATCACCGTGCGCGTCGGTTATCCCCAGCCGAGCGGGGCGCAGTTGCCGCTGTGGGTGATGTCGGAAGCGAAGCTCGATCGCAAGTACGGCGTCGATTTGCAAAACATTTATATCTCCGGCGGCGCCCGACTGACGCAGACCTTGGTCGCCGGCGATATCGATATGGCGACCACCGGCGGCGCGGTGATCAACGCGGTGTTGAGCGGGGCCGAGCTGGTTTATATCGCGTTGATCGTGCCGACCTACGGATTCTCCGTCTATGCTCGGCCCGAACTGAAAGACATTTCCGGCTTGAAAGGCAAAGTGGTCGGCGTCATGACTAAAGGCGCATCTTCCGATCACGGCATGATCGCGGTGCTGCGCCACAACCATTTGGCGGCGGGACAAGACGTCAAGTTTCTCTACCTCGGCGGCGTGCGCGAAGCGTTGGCGGCGTTGGAGCGCGGCATCGTCAGCGCCGCGGTGCTGTCGGCGCCGACGACACTGTTAGCCCGGCGCATGGGTTTTAAAGAAGTGATCAACATCGCGAGCTTGAATTTACCCTACGTGCACAATGGTGTGGTGACCCGCCGTTCGGCCGTGCGTCAGCAGCCCGAGCGGCTCAAAGCGTTTTTGCGCGGCTATATCGCGGCGGTCAAAGTTTCCAATGAGGATGCGGAAACTTCCAAGCGCGCGTTGGCCCGTTTTCTCGCCACCAATGATGGCCCGGTGATCGACGAGGCGTATCAAACCTTCAAAGGCATCTTTCCCCGCGTACCCTACATTACCGAGGACAACATCAAGGCGGTGCTCAGCGTCGCCGACCATCCGAAAGCGGCGGGCGCCGATCCGAAGGAGTTCTTTGACAACCGCTTGATCAAAGAGTTAGAAGATACAGGGTTCATCAAGGAACTGTACGGACAGCGGTAATTCTTATGAGCAAGCATGAATATTCGAAATTGGCGATTTCGCTGGCGCTAGCGATTGTCTCATTGACTGGTCCCGCCCACGGCGCCGCCGCGCCCGACAAGCTAGTTGGCGTTCATTCGGCTCGAGTGATGTCGCAGTCCTTTCCTTGGGTGGCTCAAGAAGCGGGGCTGTTTAAAAAGTATAATCTAGATTTCAATTTGGTGTTTATATCCTCGTCGTCCATCGTCACAGCGGCGCTTCTCGGCGGCGACACTGAGATGACCGTCACCGGCGGCATCGGCAACGTCGCGGCTTATGTCAAAGGTTCCACCGATGTCGTGTT encodes:
- a CDS encoding iron ABC transporter permease; its protein translation is MSTVATPTTAKQSNGLDPALLVPVVGAAILIYLAVLPLFMLIMGSFQAEVAPREFVYTLQNYQKAYASEHTYSTFVNSLIFASGSAAITFLFGTMLAWLTERTNTPMRKLFVPIAVVPLILPGVLESISWIFLLSPKFGYVNVWLMHLFGLQSPPFNVFSLPGMIWVHSVGQVPLAFLMMTAAFKSMDPSLEESAMMSGANTWQTIKRITLRLLAPTAGSVLLILFVRTLESFETPALIGIPARIYVYTSEIFLAFNEYPPDYGRGGALAVGLLLLSAVGVWLYTRATKEGKKFQTVTGKAFRPRQFDLGPWRWAGFAFLMVYFIFVVLLPFLVLFWASFLPFFAAPSWSALDKLTLDNYRYLGGFRPFWEAMKNSVILSTLTATVAMVLTSLVAWIVYKSKLRGAWILDILAFIPITIPGIVMGMALILLYVAFPIPIYGTIWVLLIAYVTRFIPYGMRSSSGSIMQIHSELEEAAAASGASWWDTFKRVTLPLLRPGFVAGWIYICIVSFREFSTSVLLATGESRVLSILLFTMFEQGQVTIVAAIGILMIVTLLTVVGIFYKLTGKVGIQT
- a CDS encoding nucleotidyltransferase family protein, which gives rise to MIAAVVLSAGESSRMGEPKALLSIDGQTFIERIVSALKLSGLERIVVVLGFNAEEMRQKIAHLPVEIVVNPHFKQGQLSSLQAAIRHLESDNNCQAMLVHLVDHPYVDPVLVRALLQHFSNSKKVIVVPRHHGKRGHPVIFSRALFSELLNAPLDQGAKAVVNAHRDETLEIDTEDVGITLDIDTPELYRQHVKGK
- a CDS encoding ABC transporter ATP-binding protein produces the protein MLHHSSFSGEPFVIEVKGLVKIYEDGSNAGVKAVNEISFTVEEGRFYTLLGPSGCGKTTTLRCIAGLEKANGGEIIVAGQKVYSANANTYVPAYRRPIGMVFQSYAIWPHMTVFENVAFPLRVGKEKVSSTELKKKVMTALEQVELNGYEARMATQLSGGQQQRLALARALVREPKVLLLDEPLSNLDAKLRERMRFELRELQRRLRITTLYVTHDQIEALSMSNVIAVMNQGMIVQEGAPREIYLTPKSKFVANFIGSTNQLTGHLARVDADGTGMVRTDDGEIACAVLDGLQAGSKVVVVVRPESVNMHVQRPSQCENLIEAKIGAAMFLGEYLDCTVELGNHVLQTHQRHTMQIRRGDTVWVELPASECMALPAE
- a CDS encoding ABC transporter substrate-binding protein — translated: MIGKILTIVGLITLVLLGQAGAQERLRLVYSSADGTNFVWYAALDGGFYKKHGLDVDLIFVPSSTTAVSSMIAGDIQIGNNSGGTVASAVVGGANLVLTGCYINTLPYELVVHESIKSAEELRGKSIGISRVGSASDSAARILVKGLGLEPVKDVPILQVGGTAERAAAFRGGRIVGFPSPPGVIHLAQGMPHRILISTADFQKRYEFPFICSSTTKTFLAARRDTVRRVTMALIEATHFLKTRKEESKKFIAKFSRQTNPKYLEDSYIAMAKLHDRVPLVTRAGAEDQMKESLSRKPGMSLKLEDWIDDSIVRELDKSGFIDRIYK
- a CDS encoding ABC transporter substrate-binding protein, with translation MAKLQLTLACGDYDFLRPLIDGEIQPQGIELNVLTMPSPERHGRMLKHDEFDVCELSLVGYLVSRDKGCGYNALPVFPHRRFRHQYMVKRTGCGIEKPADLNGKRIALDTLQNSAGLWMRGILQDHYGLDLKTVEWWCQEEEDIPFEPASWMNVKRVAHGKNVDQMLLDGEIEASLYPETLPSIRNGNPKVALLFPDSKKAEIEYYQNGGHFPIMHTVVVKNHILEKHPWVGISLVQAFEKAKQICYARNSDPRSFALVWVQDLMREQKEIFGTDPWPYNLDDNRKALEAVIRYEYEQGMIKKNPKVEDLFFAPSLERIQHYV
- a CDS encoding extracellular solute-binding protein → MEVVMLAIRLLVFGAVMIVGGMVTYVPAHCQSLDELHKAALKEGGGLNFYGTLAQINAEIIFPLFEKRFPGIKVNHIDATSDKLVARAVSEARGGKTLGDVFQVPLENVVQLHEQGLMQELSLPESAAYPEGLKGSFWTASDLQYFVAAWNTNLVKKDEEPKSFDDFINPKWKNRLIAEPRDLEMLLAFAKYRFKNDEKAIDYWKKVAANNVEFHAGHSQLAELLVAGQAAVCLTCYSHHYPIRMRKGAPVNYMLSEGVASINATAVFKNAPHPNTALLFARWVASLDGQKVMAQGGRNPAHPKVDPTDKTKTDKAYFITAADLKEFPKYEKTWRAIFKLR